From Salvelinus sp. IW2-2015 linkage group LG18, ASM291031v2, whole genome shotgun sequence, a single genomic window includes:
- the LOC111977607 gene encoding gremlin-2-like, producing the protein MFWRITLPVLLAGVLCVATDTRKPRPQGSIPSPFKTKGNLSDRQRLLPRKPEVLSSSREALVVTERRYLRRDWCKTQPLRQTVSEEGCRSRTVVNRFCYGQCNSFYIPHLMGPSSNRGPGSSRKNHNKVQEPFQSCSFCRPHRFTQLTVQLDCPGLQPTFRHRKVQRVKQCRCMSVDVTGNGKL; encoded by the coding sequence ATGTTTTGGAGAATCACTCTTCCAGTCCTACTGGCTGGGGTACTCTGCGTAGCCACAGATACAAGGAAGCCCCGCCCCCAAGGCTCCATCCCCTCACCTTTCAAGACCAAAGGCAACCTGTCAGATCGTCAGCGCCTGTTGCCACGGAAACCCGAAGTCCTTTCGTCAAGTCGGGAGGCCCTGGTGGTCACCGAGCGCCGGTACCTCCGGCGTGACTGGTGCAAGACGCAACCCCTCCGCCAGACGGTGAGCGAGGAGGGCTGCCGAAGTCGTACGGTGGTCAACCGCTTCTGCTACGGCCAGTGTAACTCCTTCTACATCCCCCACCTCATGGGCCCCAGCTCAAATCGAGGCCCAGGGTCTAGCCGGAAAAACCACAACAAGGTCCAGGAGCCCTTCCAGTCCTGTTCCTTCTGCAGGCCACACCGTTTTACCCAGCTCACTGTTCAGCTGGACTGTCCGGGCCTGCAACCTACCTTTCGCCATCGCAAGGTACAGCGTGTCAAACAGTGTCGCTGTATGTCGGTGGACGTGACTGGTAACGGGAAACTGTGA